In the Rhododendron vialii isolate Sample 1 chromosome 2a, ASM3025357v1 genome, GAAATAATAGTAAGGTTGATTAGGTATGGATGGCCAAACCCAAACCTAGGATATATGATCCTATAAAGATGTACTCCAATATGAGACTCTATCCGGTCAAACAGACAGATCGTAGGCGTAAGAGCAGTCGTACACCTTCTATTATCCGAAACTAGAAACACCACCGATTCGTGAACTTGTTTTAATTTAGTTGATCCCATTGGAATACTTGGATCAATTATCCGAATTTCGGCATGTTATTAAGTCTCATAATTAACTCCCCAAGTTTCAAATTATCTCAACATTAATCTAGAAAACTAGACAACTGCTTTATGCAATTGGTAAGTCACTACTTTCCCTTTGTGGAAGGTattgggttcgagccccacaggGGCAGGTCCTTTAAAGGTCAGGGTTATAGATAACCTCTGGACCACCTGCTAATCCTAAGTCCTAACACCCCCACTAATCTCTGCTGATTTATATCTcctgacaaaaaataaaaataaaaatctagaaaactAGAGAAGCTtatcttaacaaaaaaaaaacattaaaataaaaagtaacaaGAGCCTCATGGCCGACCATATCTCCTTATTTAATGCCTTGGTTGTCAAACGGAAAGTTCCCTAACACGGATACAGAATTCAATGGTCCATGCAAGGAGGCCGTGACTAGTTTAATATCTGCCTTCTCATCATAAACTTTATTAAAGCTAAGCAAGCTTTTCGGATTATCTTCTGCGCACCTTAAATAATACGTGACGAATCAAGTTCACCTTTCGGGGAACCAAATGAAAATCGGGATAATATTTTGTATAGACCGACCCAATAAAAATCGACGATGGTTTCAAATCTGAAACATTATAAAGGAGACCGCTTAATCATGACGTTAACGACCAGACAAATCCTTTCAAGATTTGGTCGTCATTATCTTAATCCAACGCGTTCCCACCTAACCTGCCACTACATAACCCAAACACACTTcccgtcttctctctctctctctctctctctctctctcaaaacaatGGAAAAGGCACAAGAGAAACCCGTGTCTCTCGTCTGGGACTGCGGTAGTTCACTCTACGACTCGTTCGAACGCAAATCGCTCGAGCGCCAGCTTCACTCAGCCATATCATCGAGAACTCTCTCCATGCCCCACCTATCGGACCGTCAGGCGGCCCGcccgccgccaccaccgccgCGGAAACCACTACCGACGCAACACGTGGCAAAAAAGTACTCATCGAAATTTTCCGTGTCGTTTCAGAAGCTTGTTCGGTTCGTTTTCGGACCGAAACAAAGCAGCAGCAATCCGCTGCTCAAGAAGAGAGACGGGGCGAAAGGCGGATTCGACAATCATTTTTTCTACGGGCCCGGCGCGCTTTACACGATACCGGAGGTTGCGGAAGGCGGCAGGGACTACCACGATGGCTCGCCAGATTATAACTCGGCGTTGGTGGGGCGGTCGGTCTCGGATCGGTTTACTAGTACCGCCTCTGTCGGTGTTTCATGTGCTTGATGGAAACAACCCATACTGTATATGTTCTTTATAGTATATGAGTTTGTTAATTACGCAAATACTATATGAGTTTTTAGGTTAGTTGTTTTGTGATGTTTATGAAAATTACTAAGGCCATCCCAGTATCCGTTAGATAGTTGTGTATGCTTGGCTTGAATGACAGTAATCTTGAGGAGAAATTTGAATGTGATCATATTTTTATCGTTTCATGATGCTTATGTTTGGAATTGACGGGGATGTGAATTTGATTCCTAATGACGTATTCGACCAAGAAGCACCTTCCCAAACTCAGTAAGAATTTGATCACCGTTTGACAGTgacactactacaaaaatagataaagatctcggtcatttggtgtgatctttcacttttaatctcgcatttAAAATCGTGGTCTATCAATGTGTAACTAAAAGTATCTATCTTTTAACCACAAGATAAAAACCATGATTAGAACTCATTAAAATcgtgactaaaaacataaaaactatgattaaaaatgataaaactgtgacctttaatagcttaacatttcagttttattataaaaccgtggttgtttagagagaaattaataaaaatccCACATTATTTCTCCTATTGGGTTTTGAACccaagtctcttgagttttacataCAAAtttcaaccaactgcaccacacacacttttcaatatataattgaaatatttaatatatataacatatgcgtttaacattaaaatatatttcgaacatcattttgaacctttaaatattaaaattagcaattttgataaacatgaaaattgtagccctttgtgttattgttcaaacccaatttgaattatctcaattaatggaTTTCTGAACATAGAGTTATACTCGAAATACATTTGGCGATGAAAcgcaaccttcataaattttgtcaccaaaggtacccatttggcggcaaaatatattttcatcaccaaaagtgCCCCATTTtgtgatgaaatattttttgtagaatggttgagagtgacatttatttaggggtatTGCGCGAGGAGTCGATTAAGGGGTAAGCaactttcaacttttcctatataagagctttcatctcaagtctaaaaaaaaatgttctctaACTTACGATCTCAGTTTCTAGATGACAGAGATTAAAGattctttttatctcagtttttccgaaatgagatatattctttcatatataatctcagtttttgaaaaacgaGATCTATTTttgaagttacaatctcacttttagattattgagattaagaaatcttttcatctcagtttttttcgaaacgagatatattctttcatatataatcttagtttttgagaatgagatctattcttcaagttacaatctcactttatagattactgagattaaaaaatcttttcatctcagttttttcgtataattgagattaaaactatagtccataacattttattacgtttttacaaaaagtgagatctttttagtttttggactgtgatttttataccattttgtagtagtgtgATCCAGTCGCGTCATATCTCCGTGAGATGTTTCATTGGACAGTGACCCAATCGCATCGTATCACCGTTGTACCCAATGAATTTAAATTTACCTAAGTGATAGTATTAAGGGAGCCAAGAATGGGGATAGTGCTCCAGTGGCTACTCAGTTAGTTGCATGAGTCAGTTACATTCCAAGATCCTGAAAGCCGAAGCTATTTTTGCGAAGGAAAAAGGAAGATCGTGTAATAAGATCTACTCAAATTCTTATCAATGGTGTCTGCGAAAACTCAATCAGTGTAACATTACCTTCTGCTCTAGCAAATGGTTTCACTGGATGTGTTGATGCATGGATCGATTGCGTGTCCagttgaaaatattttagatGATCGCGAATCCAGAATTCACTCTGTggaaattcacatgaataataTCATGCTTGTATGCAACTCTTTCTGCATCGACACTGCCTCACATTCTAGGACTTTTGATTCTGCTTCGCAAGTGTGGTGTTTCTCTTGAAGCCAGAATATTCAATTTCATTATCTCGCTCGCACATTCGTGATCGAAAAAGGCAATTGCATGGTCATCTAAAACTGGAACTTTGGAGATGTGCTCAAAGATTAGGTGCTGTAGGCTgtgttgatgatgatgatgatctgATTTTTCATACATTGCATGACCGTTAACCCCATTTCATGAGCCTTCGTGAGTATGATCAACTTAAGATGTCAATTAGAACAATATGGGGCGCTCTTAGATTTTTGATGAGTTAGTTTTAACTTTGAATGCCGAGGAATCTTCAATTCACAAGAAAATCTGGAATCGAAAGTTTAGTGTACTTCTCATCACTGCTCATAAAACTCATTCTTCTCTCATTGCTGGAACTGGACAATTGAAATGAGTACTTGGATGAGCTGAAATACAATAActtaattgaagaatttgctttaaaaaaatgcaaagtgACAGTTGAGCGTGCTATCATAAAGCACTGCACCTGAGAttacattttaattttaatttttaatgaaattcaaactaaaaCATAGTAGTATAGAGTATTGCTAGAGGTACCGACAGCCGGtgtaggaaaatcgtaccgacggccaccggatggccgatccgagctgtccaaaaatataaataaataaaaaacgagggggccaacgtgggaattaacggcatccgatgtgtctAGGGTACTTGATTTTcgtgtatataaatatatatgtgatggctcggatcggccgtccggtggccggagacggcccggcgcggccgtcggtacgattccCTACACCGGCTGTCGGTACTCATATCATTTTCGCAGTAGTATTACCTTGATTTGTTTTTACTTGtatgctttgttttttttttttaactaaataaTACATAGGCAACAAGCTTGAGGTCGGGTTTGAAAAACCCAAATATCTGGACCAACACTAAAAAGGGGCCTCAAAACAAGATTTTTTTACAATTACACTATATCAGGTGCTCAGTGTTGGGGCCTTTTCAAAAACGGGCCTAGAGACAAGATTTTTATAATTATGACCATTCTAATAGATTGGGGGCCTTTAGACTAGAGGCCCGCGAGCCAGCCGGCCATAACTGTGTGGTAGTTGTGTTCATCAAATTTTTGCAGTTAATCGGAATGGGGATTAAGGCCCTGTTCCGTtaagagaaataaatatttatttaatattttttaaattaaatatgatgtattgtgaaagaataatttgtctcgtaaaaaaaataataaatacttaaaaaataagaatcgtTAATCTGAGCGAAGGATATTGTTTTAACATCCTTTAGGCTTTTGCCGTTGGTAACCTTTGTCATTTCTAGCTCATTTGCTTATGGATTTGAGTTATGGTAATCTGATCTTTTCCATATTTGTTGACTTATCAAATCATAGAATTCGCTTATAGAATGGGTAACTTAACGAGTTTTGAAAAGATAGAAGgtttaggccatccacagtggtataaccaaaagacaattgttgttaaagttaacaatatttgtgtaaaaaatggctcacaatggtataatcaaacttagcaacatccttagaaataatcaaattttgggctttggataaccaaaactagcaacctttttcaataatcaaaatttgtgaatcccacactacataagttaactaattccaaaatttatatacacatgtatttcaactactattttattcttctcttcttcatttgctctatatctttttcacttcaagcataaattgtttctctttcttttccttcaaaagtgaagctcatatttctcgatcatctataatttaactcatcgttgctggattaaggtattttactcttcttttacgtttctattttaggctgcattcttatgaatttaacttaaacttaacttaaatctgaaaattatctttatttgaatttttttcgcatttttttgttttgcaccaaacttttataggttattAATTATTATAAGAAGTAATAAAGtcttaatttttaatctgtataaaaaaatttaaagaatatGCTAAAGATGTTGTCTCAGCAATATTGCGTCAAATATTTGTAGTGAATCTCCTTCAAACTCAATCGGTGTattaaaaattgagttttagtttaCATAATAGGTTatagattttgaaattaaaCTGTTCATGAtcgtcaattttataaatcaaaaattaatttttgatatacctattgatgtctgatgaagctgattttttgcgatgAGGCTCACAACAAGGTGACAAAGATAACTCTTCTCGAGACCTCTCCTAACATCTTTggactccctaacgttgccATCAGCCGCCACGCCCAGTTCAAGAATTTTAACCAGGGCTAGGCAAAGCATGGCACAACATGCGCTTGCCACCGGGCTAGGCAAGGCATGACATGACTTTTGCTCGGTCGTCGATCTGGCTTGAAAGCCACGTATGTAGAATATCTTTCGGATAAATGGCAAGTTCTATCAGGTAAAGTTAATGATTAGAGGCATCGAGGGTGCAACACCCTtgacctattctcaaactttaaataggtaggacAAAAGGTTTTAAATAGGTAGGACAGAAAGTTGGGGGCTCAAAGACGATTAAATATTGTTTTAGTCTCAACCTAGCATAAACGATGTGAAGTCCAGGGATCAGCGAATATTACTTTTAGAACTCCGCTTgcatgtattttattttatgtgcaCAAGTGAAGTCCAATTTGCTGGTTTTTTCTATGTTTGACACTCCAAGGCCACGTCCTTCAGACGTcgttttctatttattttgtgTGTAGAGAATATACTCTTTGATTTCAAACATCGAACGCTAGACCAATCTCTAGAcatcgttttttatttttttgtgtgcagAGAATATACTCTTTGATTTCAGACATGGAACGCTAGACCAATCTCTAGACATCGACCACTAGACTAATTTCTCGGATCATGCCGTATCATAAATTAAACCAACGCGTTcccatctcctctctctctcaccaaacAATAGTAAAGACAAAACGAAAGAAAGGAAATCAAACTGATCATAAACAGTTCACTCTACGACTCGTTCGAACTCCAATCGCTCGAACGCCAACTTCACTCATACATCTTATAAAGAACCCTCCATGCCCCACCCCATGGATCCTCGAGCCCAACCATCACCGCCACGGCAACCACAACCAACGCAACACGTGGCAAAGAGGTCATCAAAATGGCGATCAAAACGAATCAGGCGGCCAAAATTTTCCAAGTCATTTCGGAAGCTTGTTTGGATCATGTCATTTCAGAAGATTGTTTGGTCTATTTTTAGACTGAAACAAAGCAAGAATTCGTCGGTCAAGGTGCAAGGCGGTTCAAAAGGCGGATCTTATAATAAGGTTTTTTATGGGCCTGCTGCGCTTTACATGAAGCCGAACATCGTGGAAAGCGGCAGGGACGACTATGGTGGCTCGCGGAACTTAAAGTTTGGGCCCGGTTGGCTTCGCACACCAGACGCTTCTCCGGATCTTAAGTCGTTGGTGGGTAGGTCAGAAAGGTTTACTAATGTTTTTACCGGTACCAGAGGCGTAGCAAGGATCTCAATCCGAGAGGGGCCGCTTGGTGAAGACACGATTGTTTTTCGTTCAAAACATTATACAAATTATATCAATAACTTTTCCGTGTTCTAGGAAGACCATTTCGATACCGAATCCTAT is a window encoding:
- the LOC131317600 gene encoding uncharacterized protein LOC131317600, encoding MEKAQEKPVSLVWDCGSSLYDSFERKSLERQLHSAISSRTLSMPHLSDRQAARPPPPPPRKPLPTQHVAKKYSSKFSVSFQKLVRFVFGPKQSSSNPLLKKRDGAKGGFDNHFFYGPGALYTIPEVAEGGRDYHDGSPDYNSALVGRSVSDRFTSTASVGVSCA